The proteins below come from a single Drosophila miranda strain MSH22 chromosome Y unlocalized genomic scaffold, D.miranda_PacBio2.1 Contig_Y1_pilon, whole genome shotgun sequence genomic window:
- the LOC117191719 gene encoding uncharacterized protein LOC117191719, which yields MGLSNPDTPTNSGQLVLKDQQSQKALHQDTGNVENQSGVFTDYSNQDHSRCNARTEPIATEYFHRLVDKLPEAHDMSAQMNLQLNKTFLKRLDEMSAYTIHPRGWGWIASHSSCA from the coding sequence ATGGGGCTGTCCAATCCGGATACTCCCACGAACTCGGGACAGCTGGTGCTGAAGGATCAGCAAAGCCAAAAGGCTCTACACCAGGACACAGGGAATGTCGAAAATCAATCCGGTGTCTTCACGGACTACAGCAACCAAGACCACTCCAGGTGCAATGCTCGCACTGAGCCCATAGCCACGGAGTACTTTCACCGTCTGGTGGACAAACTGCCTGAGGCACACGACATGAGCGCTCAGATGAATCTGCAGCTGAACAAGACATTCCTAAAACGGCTGGACGAGATGAGTGCCTACACAATCCACCCCAGAGGCTGGGGTTGGATTGCCTCCCACTCCAGCTGCGCCTGA